A genome region from Anastrepha ludens isolate Willacy chromosome 3, idAnaLude1.1, whole genome shotgun sequence includes the following:
- the LOC128858586 gene encoding uncharacterized protein LOC128858586, whose amino-acid sequence MNFSQNFGCGVVLCAANICIIIISGWALKWVEEEATLSRGMFAIQMLCGILGILSFTHPNGSLFNSSDACQLADVTTGIFLYGAATLAVISTFAHWKHMKIKKIVSGISVMYSSALLFVLSFAIDECYWIFGFAALIICNEFVLSRLITPYEISKLEFKNIELCFYEIFALNAVNEAAFAIR is encoded by the exons atgaatttttctcaaaattttggtTGTGGGGTTGTGCTCTGTGcagcaaatatatgtattattataatttcgggATGGGCTTTAAAATGGGTAGAAGAGGAGGCAACTCTTAGCCGAGGAATGTTTGCAATACAAATGTTGTGTGGCATTCTGGGGATTCTCTCCTTCACACATCCTAATGGCTCGCTTTTTAATTCATCG GATGCATGTCAACTTGCGGACGTGACGACTGGTATATTCTTATACGGAGCAGCAACCTTAGCCGTAATTTCAACGTTTGCACATTGGAAACATATGAAAATCAAAAAGATTGTGTCTGGTATATCTGTAATGTACAGCTCAGCATTGTTATTCGTTTTATCATTTGCTATAGACGAGTGCTATTGGATATTTGGATTTGCTGCGTTAATAATTTGCAATGAATTTGTATTAAGCCGATTAATAACACCCTACGAGATATCAAAGctggaatttaaaaatattgagctCTGTTTTTACGAAATTTTCGCTTTAAATGCCGTCAACGAAGCAGCGTTTGCTATAAGATGA